The DNA window gtgtgtgtgtgtgtgtctgtgtgtgtctgtgtgtgtgtgtgtgtgtgtgtgtgtgtgtctgtgtgtgtgtgtgtgtgtgtgtgtgtgtgtgtctgtgtgtgtgtgtgtctgtgtgtgtgtgtgtctgtgtgtgtgtgtgtgtgtgtgtgtgtgtgtgtgtgtgttccagtttcCTTAGTTCATTCCTGAGagtgagaggaaaaagagagagggagggaacgtgagagaggggggaacgtgagagagagggagggaacgtgagagggagggaaagtgagagagagggagggaacgtgagagagagggagggaacgtgagagagagggagggaacgtgagaaagagggagggaacgtgagagagagggagggaacgtgagaaagagggagggaaagtaagagagagagatgtaaaagagagaaatggagggaaaaGAGAGCTAGAGGGTAaagaggggaggaaaagagagagggaggggatgaaagagagagggaggggaagagagggaaagagagagggaggggatggagagaatgagggaaagagagaggtagggggttaagggttatacctacccagacaggttaagggttaagggttatacctacccagacaggttaagggttatacctatccagacagtttaagggttatacctatccagacaggttaagAATTATACCTATCCAGACTGGTTAAggattatacctatccagactGGTTAAggattatacctatccagacaggttaaggATTATACCTATTCAGACAGGTTAagggttatacctatccagacaggttaagggttaagtgttatacctatccagacaggttaaggattatacctatccagacaggttaagggttatacctatccagacaggttaaggattatacctatccagacaggttaagggttatacctatccagacaggttaagggttaagggttatacctatccagacaggttaagggttatacctatccagacaggttaagggttaagggttatacctatccagacaggttaagggttaagggttatacctacccagacaggttaagggttatacctatccagacattttaagggttatacctatccagacaggttaaggattatacctatccagactGGTTAAggattatacctatccagactGGTTAAGGATTATACCTATTCAGACAGGTTAagggttatacctatccagacaggttaagggttatacctatccagacaggttaaggattatacctatccagacaggttaagggttatacctatccagacaggttaagggttatacctatccagacaggttaagggttatacctatccagacaggttaagggttaagggttatacctatccagacaggttaagggttatacctatccagacaggttaagggttaagggttatacctatccagacaggttaagggttaagggttatacctatccagacaggttaagggttaagggttatacctatccagacaggttaaggattatacctatccagacaggttaagggttatacctatccagacaggttaaggACTATACCTATCGAGACAGGTTAagggttatacctatccagacaggttaaggattatacctatccagacaggttaagggttatacctatccagacaggttaagggttaagggttatacctatccagacaggttaagggttaaaggttatacctatccagacaggttaagggttaagggttatacctatccagacaggttaagggttaagggttacacctatccagacaggttaaggattatacctatccagacaggttaagggttatacctatccagacaggttaagggttatacctatccagacaggttaagggttaaggattatacctatccagacaggttaagggttatacctatccagacaggttaagagttaagggttatacctatccagacagtttaagggttaagggttatacctatccagacaggttaagggttatacctatccagacaggttaagggttatacctatccagacaggttaagggttatacctatccagacaggttaagggttaagggttatacctatccagacatgttaagggttatacctatccagacaggttaagggttaagggttatacctatccagactgGTTAAggattatacctatccagacaggttaaggattatacctaatcagacaggttaagggttatacctatccagacaggttaagggttaagggttatacctatccagacaggttaaggattatacctatccagacaggttaagggttatacctatccagacaggttaagggttatacctatccagacagtttaagggttaagggttatacctatccagacaggttaagggttaagggttatacctacccagacaggttaagggttatacctatccagacagtttaagggttatacctatccagacaggttaaggattatacctatccagacaggttaagggttatacctatccagacaggttaagggttatacctatccagacaggttaagggttaagggttataccTACCCAGACAGGTTAAGGATTATACCTATTCAGACAGGTTAagggttatacctatccagacaggttaagggttatacctatccagacaggttaagggttatacctatccagacaggttaaggattatacctatccagacaggttaagggttatacctatccagacaggttaaggACTATACCTATCGAGACAGGTTAagggttatacctatccagacaggttaaggattatacctatccagacaggttaagggttatacctatccagacaggttaagggttaagggttatacctatccagacaggttaagggttaagggttatacctatccagacaggttaagggttaagggttacacctatccagacaggttaagggttatacctatccagacaggttaagggttaaaggttatacctatccagacaggttaagggttaagggttatacctatccagacaggttaagggttaagggttatacctatccagacaggttaaggattatacctatccagacaggttaagggttatacctatccagacaggttaagggttaagggttatacctatccagacaggttaagggttaaaggttatacctatccagacaggttaagggttaagggttacacctatccagacaggttaaggattatacctatccagacaggttaagggttatacctatccagacaggttaagggttaagggttatacctatccagacaggttGAGGGTTAAggattatacctatccagacaggttaagggttatacctatccagacaggttaagagttaagggttatacctatccagacaggttaagggttaagggttatacctatccagacaggttaagggttaagggttatacctatccagacaggttaaggattatacctatccagacaggttaagggttatacctatccagacaggttaaggACTATACCTATCGAGACAGGTTAagggttatacctatccagacaggttaaggattatacctatccagacaggttaagggttatacctatccagacaggttaagggttaagggttatacctatccagacaggttaagggttaaaggttatacctatccagacaggttaagggttaagggttatacctatccagacaggttaagggttaagggttacacctatccagacaggttaaggattatacctatccagacaggttaagggttatacctatccagacaggttaagggttaagggttatacctatccagacaggttaagggttaaggattatacctatccagacaggttaagggttatacctatccagacaggttaagagttaagggttatacctatccagacagtttaagggttaagggttatacctatccagacaggttaagggttatacctatccagacaggttaagggttatacctatccagacaggttaagggttatacctatccagacaggttaagggttaagggttatacctatccagacaggttaagggttaaggattatacctatccagacaggttaagggttaaggattatacctatccagacaggttaaCTAGCTAGTAgccagttagccactgctagcggtcatcaccaTTATCTTGGACACCAGCCAGCCTCAGCTtggtcaatacctgccagtctgcacagcacgatatcaacccagagcatatcggactgcttttctctaccacatctccggattcctactgcaagctctggaccattacacctttccagaaataagtctctcaccattgccgcttgttCATGACCTCCCttagcccccagctgtgccctggacaccatatgtgaattgattgccccccatctatcttcagagttcgaaCTGaatctaccaggtacaaccctaaatccataaacatgggcaccctcatagatgtcatcctagccaacttgccctctaaatacacctctgctgtcttcaaccaggatctcagcgatcaaacgaccaaccctcatcactgtcaaatgctcccttaTTAAACACTCCagggagcaggcctttctaatcgacctgtccggggtatcctggaaggatattgacctcatcccgtcagtagatgatgcctggtctttctttaaaagtgccttcctaaccatcttaaataagcatgccccattcaaaaaatttagaactaggaatagatatagtccttggttcactccaggcctgacttgaccagcacaaaaacatcctgtggcgttctgcattcacatcgaatagtccccgcaatatgcaacttttcaggaaccaatatacacagtcagttaggaaagctaaggctagctttttcaaacagaaatttgcatcttgTAGCACTAATTCctaaaggttttgggacactgtaaagtccatggagaataagagcacctcctcccagctgcccactgcactgaggctaggaaacccTGCACTCGGATacataaatctacgataatcaatCATTTCAAAAAGCatctttctacagctggccatgctttccacctggctaccccagccaacagctctgTACCCCCGACAGAAACTGGCTCAttccccccctcttctccttcacccatattcagacagctgatgttctgaaagagttgcaaaatctggacacctacaaatcagtcgggctagacaatctggaccctctctttctaaaatgatctgccgaaatagttgcaacccctattactagcttgttcaacctctctttcgtatcgtctgagatcgtcaaagattggaaagctccccctcttcaaaggggagacactctaggcccaaactgttacagacctatatttatcctgccctgcctttcagATTCCCGACCATTTCAAATCGCACTTTACCTTATCCActctgcaatctggtttccaagctggtcataggtgcacctcagccgcgctcaaggtcctaaacgatatcataaccgccatcgataaaagacattactgtgcagccatcttcatcaacctggccaaggctttcgactctgtcaatcaccacatccttatcggcagactcaatagccttggtttctcaaatgactgcctcgcctggttcaccaactacttctcagatagagttcagtgtgtcaaatcggagggcctgttgtccagacctctagcagtctctatgggggtgccacaaggttcaattctcgggctgactcttttctctgtatatatcaatgatgtcactcttgctgctagtgattctctgatccacctctacgcagacgacactattctgtatacttccggcccttctttggacactgtgttaacaaacctccaaacgagcttcaatgccatacaacactccttccgtggcctccaactgcttttaaatgctcgtaaaactaaatgcatgctctttaaccAATCGCTGCTCGCACCCACCCGCCCgtttagcatcactactctggacggttctgacttagaatatgtggacaactacaaatacctaggtgtctggatagactgtaaactctccttccagactcacattaactgTGTTGCTTCTAATGGGGGTTCtgaagtataaaaatagcagatccgtaccacattgggtgaggcgggatgcaggagagtatattcagtccaTAGATGGAAATTGGGATTTAAATATATATGACATATATATGGGGAAAAAACTAGGAAAACAATTACTGACACGGGACACGCCATCTTGGATATAATTAGGGTTCAGAACAAAGCCTGTGTAGtaattagggttaggttcagaACAAAGACTGTGTAGtaattagggttaggttcagaACAAAGACTGTGTAGtaattagggttaggttcagaACAAAGACTGTGTAGTAATTAGGTTCAGAACAAACAGTGTAGTAATTGGGGTGTAGTGGGGAGTGTTGAAGTGACCTAATCTCCAGATCATCAGATTAACCACCAGCCTTAAATCTGACACACTGGGATTACGCTGACACAAcaccgtgtgcgtgtgtgtgtgtgtgtgtgtgtgtgtgtgtgtgtgtgtgtgtgtgtgtgtgtgtgtgtgtgtgtgtgtgtgtgtgtgtgtgtgtgtgtgtgtgtgtgtgtgtgtgtgcgtgcgtgcgtgcggtaCCTTGTACTTGGCAGTGAGCTGCTCGGTGGCGTCCCACTCCTTCTTCAGATCTCCcatcatcctctccttctctcccaaaaGCCTCTGCTTCTCCTCAGCCAATAGTGATCCGTCTTCTCTGAtggcctccttctcctcttcaagCCTCCCCTCCTGCAgcatcctctccttctccaccttctcttctccctcctcatccccttctccgtcccagccctcctccccttcctccttcctgTGTTTGCCCCTCCCTTCCCTGTGGCTGAGCTGTGCGCGGAGCCATGCGATCTCCTTCTGGAACTCTCTGAGCAGGGCGTCTTTAGGGTCTTCGTTAACTCTTGGCTGGTTCTGGATGTTTTTAGCTCTGTTAGCGTAGCGAAGCGTCGTGAGGGTCTCCTCGTAGTGTTGGGGGGCGGGGCCTAGCGTAGCCACCATCACCGTCTTGGCGTTGCCCCCCAGGGAGTCCTGTAATAACCGTGTCAATTTGGAGTCCCGGTACGGAACGTGGCCGCTACGCCCGTCTGCCAGTGCTGAGATCACGTTGCCTAGTGCGGACAGAGACAGGTTGATCTTGGCAGCTTCTTTCAGGCGTTCTCCGTGGACGCCCGTCTTGGCCTGCCGCTCGCTGCCCGCCAGGTCAACCAGGTTGAGCCGGCCAACCCTGATGTGCTGCCGTCCATCTGGCCCCGGCAGGGAACACTCCACCGTGATGAGGAACAGGGTATGGGAACGGGAAGAGTGTTCGTTCATGTCTGTCGCTCCCACCGAGCGCACCTGGTTCCCTAAGTTCATCAGCTCCTGTATCTCCTTCACGCTCTTACACACGCACGACGTCAGGTCACGCACATACACCCCGCTCTCCGggctctctctcagctccaggGTGCGGTGGGTGTGAGTGTGCACGTTGGGGACATGAGGTGCGTGCATGTTGGGATCCAATAGATCCCTGATCTCCTCTCGGTAGATCTCCAGGTAAGAGGCTCTGACCAGGTACTGGCGGTCGGCGGAGGAGCGGGAGATCTGGGTGAAGACGTGTTCGAAGGCGTTGGGGATGACGCCCCGCCTCTCTGGCTCTAGCCACACCCCCTGCATGGTGTAGGTCTTCCCGGTACCCGTTTGGCCGTAGGCGAAGATGGTTCCGTTAAACCCGTCTAGGACGGAATCGATCAGCGGCCGCACCGTCTCATCATAAAGATCACGCTGTTTAGACGAGGGGTCGTACACAGAGTCGAACGTAAACGTCTTACCCGGCTCGCCGGGCAGACCGTGAGGGTTCCATAAGACCACCTGACCCAGACGCATGTCCATTTCTACGATCCCGCCCACTCCTCCCGGTGTCCGGGTAACACCAGCCGCTGCCGCCTCCTCTTTCCGGTTTAACGGGCGACAGCGGATTACTACCTTTACCGTCTCACTACTCTTCACCTTAGACATCAGGACTATGAGTTAGTATCTACTACTGTCAGGACTATGAGTTATTATCTACTACTGTCAGGACTATGAGTTATTATCTACTACTGTCAGGACTATGAGTTATTATCTATTACTATATTAATATCTACAATTATGTCATATATCTTTCTCCTTACTGGATTCTGTTTCCTTTGTATTGATCAGGTATTGATCTGACCGGGATAACTGATCTGTTACTGTATCAGTGGGTAGCTATGTCTTCTGGTACTGCCTTCAACAGAATGGTGCCAATTGGTGCAAATTAAACAAATTCACAGGCCTCGAGCAGTTACtatgttattatcatattattaCTAATTAACTGACTGGTTATTTCTGTAGTCCAACAGTAAAATGAAGTAATCCACCATTAGTCATGCTACAGTAAttcag is part of the Oncorhynchus tshawytscha isolate Ot180627B linkage group LG18, Otsh_v2.0, whole genome shotgun sequence genome and encodes:
- the LOC112239910 gene encoding kinesin-like protein KIF3C isoform X2, with the translated sequence MSKVKSSETVKVVIRCRPLNRKEEAAAAGVTRTPGGVGGIVEMDMRLGQVVLWNPHGLPGEPGKTFTFDSVYDPSSKQRDLYDETVRPLIDSVLDGFNGTIFAYGQTGTGKTYTMQGVWLEPERRGVIPNAFEHVFTQISRSSADRQYLVRASYLEIYREEIRDLLDPNMHAPHVPNVHTHTHRTLELRESPESGVYVRDLTSCVCKSVKEIQELMNLGNQVRSVGATDMNEHSSRSHTLFLITVECSLPGPDGRQHIRVGRLNLVDLAGSERQAKTGVHGERLKEAAKINLSLSALGNVISALADGRSGHVPYRDSKLTRLLQDSLGGNAKTVMVATLGPAPQHYEETLTTLRYANRAKNIQNQPRVNEDPKDALLREFQKEIAWLRAQLSHREGRGKHRKEEGEEGWDGEGDEEGEEKVEKERMLQEGRLEEEKEAIREDGSLLAEEKQRLLGEKERMMGDLKKEWDATEQLTAKYKAMESKLLVGGKNIMDHTNEQQKTLEIRRQEIAEQSRREREIQQQVMVQDEETLELKETFSSLQQEVEAKTKKLKKLYAKLQCVKAEIQDVNDEHVRSRQELEQTQNQLTRELKFKYLIIENFIPLEEKNKIMNRLTFDPEEDQWKFTPLVPAESQFSQMKKRPASAVGYKRPISQYARVSLAMGAHSRYRAENIMFLELDMTHPTNVSLDHRPSEVGPNYNPYPTDNVPHRERAARVRMSRSWCQTPRAITSSTSTVSLATHSTATPTAAQ
- the LOC112239910 gene encoding kinesin-like protein KIF3B isoform X1 encodes the protein MSKVKSSETVKVVIRCRPLNRKEEAAAAGVTRTPGGVGGIVEMDMRLGQVVLWNPHGLPGEPGKTFTFDSVYDPSSKQRDLYDETVRPLIDSVLDGFNGTIFAYGQTGTGKTYTMQGVWLEPERRGVIPNAFEHVFTQISRSSADRQYLVRASYLEIYREEIRDLLDPNMHAPHVPNVHTHTHRTLELRESPESGVYVRDLTSCVCKSVKEIQELMNLGNQVRSVGATDMNEHSSRSHTLFLITVECSLPGPDGRQHIRVGRLNLVDLAGSERQAKTGVHGERLKEAAKINLSLSALGNVISALADGRSGHVPYRDSKLTRLLQDSLGGNAKTVMVATLGPAPQHYEETLTTLRYANRAKNIQNQPRVNEDPKDALLREFQKEIAWLRAQLSHREGRGKHRKEEGEEGWDGEGDEEGEEKVEKERMLQEGRLEEEKEAIREDGSLLAEEKQRLLGEKERMMGDLKKEWDATEQLTAKYKAMESKLLVGGKNIMDHTNEQQKTLEIRRQEIAEQSRREREIQQQVMVQDEETLELKETFSSLQQEVEAKTKKLKKLYAKLQCVKAEIQDVNDEHVRSRQELEQTQNQLTRELKFKYLIIENFIPLEEKNKIMNRLTFDPEEDQWKFTPLVPAERSGQFSQMKKRPASAVGYKRPISQYARVSLAMGAHSRYRAENIMFLELDMTHPTNVSLDHRPSEVGPNYNPYPTDNVPHRERAARVRMSRSWCQTPRAITSSTSTVSLATHSTATPTAAQ